In Gopherus flavomarginatus isolate rGopFla2 chromosome 5, rGopFla2.mat.asm, whole genome shotgun sequence, one DNA window encodes the following:
- the CTSE gene encoding cathepsin E: protein MKWPILLMLCLWLANGLQRVPLRRHKSLRKILREHGQLSKFWKAQNLDMIQYTEDCSTVPETEPLMNYLDMEYFGQISIGNPPQNFTVLFDTGSSNLWVPSIYCVSKACAVHSRFHPSDSSTYSEVGTPFSIQYGTGSLSGIIGSDQVTVEGITVSNQQFAESVSEPGNTFLDAEFDGILGLAYPSLAVDGVTPVFDNMMAQNLVDLPIFSVYMNRNLDSSVGGELVFGGFDPSHFSGTLNWVPVTKQGYWQIQLDNIQVGGTVAFCAEGCQAIVDTGTSLITGPSKEIKEMQNYIGAVPTDGEYAVECSNLNVMPDVTFTINGIPYTLSPQAYTLMENIDGMAFCTSGFQGLNMQPPAGPLWILGDVFIGQFYSVFDRGNNRVGLAPVVP, encoded by the exons ATGAAGTGGCCGATCCTTTTGATGCTTTGCCTTTGGCTGGCCAATGGGTTGCAAAG GGTGCCCCTGAGGAGACACAAATCCCTGCGGAAAATCCTGAGGGAGCATGGGCAGCTGTCCAAATTCTGGAAGGCCCAGAATCTGGACATGATCCAGTACACGGAAGACTGCTCCACTGTCCCAGAAActgagccactcatgaactacCTGGAT ATGGAGTATTTTGGACAGATTTCTATTGGGAACCCTCCACAGAATTTCACAGTGTTATTCGACACTGGCTCCTCCAATCTTTGGGTTCCATCCATCTATTGTGTCAGCAAAGCCTGTG CTGTGCATTCCAGATTTCACCCATCAGATTCCAGCACCTACAGTGAAGTTGGAACTCCCTTCTCAATTCAGTATGGGACTGGTAGTTTGTCGGGAATCATTGGATCAGATCAAGTCACT GTTGAAGGCATCACTGTCAGCAACCAGCAGTTCGCAGAGAGCGTCAGCGAGCCAGGAAACACTTTTCTGGATGCTGAGTTTGATGGGATTCTTGGGCTGGCCTATCCATCGCTGGCAGTGGATGGGGTTACCCCTGTATTTGATAACATGATGGCACAAAATCTAGTGGATCTGCCAATATTCTCGGTCTACATGAACAG GAACCTGGATTCCTCTGTTGGGGGAGAGCTAGTATTTGGTGGCTTTGATCCTTCTCATTTCAGTGGGACTCTGAACTGGGTGCCAGTCACTAAACAGGGCTACTGGCAAATCCAATTAGACAA CATACAGGTGGGTGGGACAGTTGCCTTCTGCGCAGAAGGATGCCAGGCGATAGTAGATACCGGGACCTCTCTCATCACAGGTCCTtccaaagaaataaaagaaatgcaaaattataTCGGTGCAGTGCCCACGGATGGCGAG TACGCCGTGGAATGCAGCAACCTGAATGTGATGCCTGATGTTACCTTCACTATCAACGGGATCCCATACACGCTCAGTCCCCAGGCCTACACCCTCATG GAGAATATTGATGGCATGGCATTCTGCACCAGCGGCTTCCAAGGGCTGAACATGCAACCACCGGCTGGGCCACTCTGGATTCTGGGTGATGTTTTCATTGGCCAGTTTTACTCTGTCTTTGACCGTGGAAATAACAGAGTTGGGCTGGCACCAGTTGTCCCTTAA
- the RAB7B gene encoding ras-related protein Rab-7b isoform X1 has translation MPESLQYCSLMSFPALCNGESFCWPRKNESPRNGRMMNHRTALFMNSSRNVDLKIIIIGALGVGKTSLLHQFVHKTFHEDYRTTLGASILSKRIMVDNTPLKLQIWDTGGQERFRSMVSTFYKGSDGCMLAFDVTDLESFESLDDWREDFLEKIIPAEQGFPMVVLGNKIDLNERQVSKETASFWCKEKDIPYFEVSAKNDINVVQAFETLARQALLRYQEMLENYLTDSIKLTPDDQPKKKCC, from the exons ATGCCAGAGTCA CTTCAGTACTGCTCCCTGATGTCCTTCCCTGCACTCTGTAATGGTGAATCCTTCTGCTGGCCAAGAAAGAATGAGTCACCCCGGAATGGAAGAATGATGAATCACCGCACG GCCCTCTTCATGAATTCCAGCAGGAACGTGGATTTGAAGATAATTATCATAGGAGCACTGGG GGTGGGGAaaacctccctcctgcaccagtTTGTGCACAAGACATTCCATGAAGATTATCGGACTACTCTGGGAGCCAGTATCCTATCTAAGCGCATCATGGTGGACAACACCCCCCTAAAACTGCAG ATCTGGGACACCGGGGGTCAGGAGCGGTTCCGGTCCATGGTGTCGACATTCTATAAGGGCTCGGACGGCTGTATGCTGGCCTTCGATGTCACGGACCTGGAGTCCTTCGAGTCCTTGGATGATTGGAGAGAGGACTTCCTGGAGAAGATTATCCCCGCAGAGCAGGGCTTCCCCATGGTGGTACTGGGAAATAAAATCGACTTGAATGAACGGCAG gTGTCTAAGGAGACAGCTTCATTCTGGTGCAAAGAAAAGGACATCCCGTATTTCGAAGTCAGTGCCAAGAATGATATCAACGTAGTGCAGGCCTTTGAGACGCTCGCGAGGCAGGCCCTGTTGAGG taCCAAGAGATGCTCGAGAACTATTTAACAGACTCCATCAAGCTCACTCCTGACGATCAGCCCAAGAAGAAATGCTGCTGA
- the RAB7B gene encoding ras-related protein Rab-7b isoform X2, whose translation MNSSRNVDLKIIIIGALGVGKTSLLHQFVHKTFHEDYRTTLGASILSKRIMVDNTPLKLQIWDTGGQERFRSMVSTFYKGSDGCMLAFDVTDLESFESLDDWREDFLEKIIPAEQGFPMVVLGNKIDLNERQVSKETASFWCKEKDIPYFEVSAKNDINVVQAFETLARQALLRYQEMLENYLTDSIKLTPDDQPKKKCC comes from the exons ATGAATTCCAGCAGGAACGTGGATTTGAAGATAATTATCATAGGAGCACTGGG GGTGGGGAaaacctccctcctgcaccagtTTGTGCACAAGACATTCCATGAAGATTATCGGACTACTCTGGGAGCCAGTATCCTATCTAAGCGCATCATGGTGGACAACACCCCCCTAAAACTGCAG ATCTGGGACACCGGGGGTCAGGAGCGGTTCCGGTCCATGGTGTCGACATTCTATAAGGGCTCGGACGGCTGTATGCTGGCCTTCGATGTCACGGACCTGGAGTCCTTCGAGTCCTTGGATGATTGGAGAGAGGACTTCCTGGAGAAGATTATCCCCGCAGAGCAGGGCTTCCCCATGGTGGTACTGGGAAATAAAATCGACTTGAATGAACGGCAG gTGTCTAAGGAGACAGCTTCATTCTGGTGCAAAGAAAAGGACATCCCGTATTTCGAAGTCAGTGCCAAGAATGATATCAACGTAGTGCAGGCCTTTGAGACGCTCGCGAGGCAGGCCCTGTTGAGG taCCAAGAGATGCTCGAGAACTATTTAACAGACTCCATCAAGCTCACTCCTGACGATCAGCCCAAGAAGAAATGCTGCTGA